A stretch of the Chlorobiota bacterium genome encodes the following:
- a CDS encoding S8 family peptidase: protein MKIINLLIFSFFSLLVSAFSQSPGSSLLPVSTDYTSVITEALNNNIVIEDDVNGTANLPNSIFIKFNKDVPIYEVTNKALYLCEQVGLMPKIVQAMSDGSMSQFYADKKNNSLLSNNRINSIQLAENNLSRLVKVYYSNDTPPLVAAKKIKENSIVQYSEPVFVYKVLSQPNDPNLTEQKGSLDNIKAIQGWEVFKGDSNIIIGIVDAAVDMFHEDLAPNIALNQGENGTDSKGRSKKTNGIDDDNNGVIDDFYGANFTAQMDTTVNGNTKGQNHGTVVAGLAAARTNNAIGVAGLGYNSKFVPVKTSRKEGGFILFGYEGITYCARRGCKIINCSWGGPGYSEALQDIITSVVDGYDVALMCAGGNDVKYGTIYPAAYNNVAGVGAIDLENKLTTTWGEHIDFSSVAGYSTSNDNKYEVAGAYTSYATPVASGLMALVRGKYQKLSAEQAIMHVRETTDDIDSYNKGKEKYVGLGKINVLRALSEDPFSKPGLVIDSIRTTDDNGKPKEKFSVGDKGRIYFRIRNILGSANSVRVSPKTYIEGDDKVISFTSSDVYIPLINQGEIVNVLTPIEFEIKKDDTNETKLRFDISANNGAFKDYFYKKLFLFAITTDYITPRFKLSIANNGGIGFADFPNNQIGLGIELNDIQQLYEGGFIMATDSLHILNNVRVSQSSQQKSNFILEEKPTLKNDSTLTFSDAISDSTSRIGLICKLKVKKDISEPNAFGLELITKNASNKTIKNLKSALFLDWDLNNSGDNQNIKQIYNNLSNIPIYGILDDGNGTVVAQGIAGKVPSPIFYPMNNETDINIYDDFSNLEKWKAISNSINKKEVLNADISFVLGKEILSLEPLENDTTLFVFGFGSTVLKAENSLKKLISLRTISVEEDTKHFTMNLKQNLDNIIISLNEKSQNSTLIVFDVLGKKIIDLNNQLADNIFNNQIVFNTTSLPKGKYFVRYTSDKIIQTKMFVIEN from the coding sequence ATGAAAATTATAAACCTCTTAATTTTTTCTTTTTTTTCATTATTAGTTAGTGCTTTTTCTCAATCACCTGGATCTTCATTATTACCAGTTTCAACCGATTATACTTCTGTTATTACTGAAGCATTAAATAATAATATTGTTATTGAAGATGATGTAAATGGAACAGCAAATTTACCAAACTCAATTTTCATTAAATTTAATAAAGATGTTCCAATTTATGAAGTCACTAACAAAGCTCTTTACCTTTGCGAACAAGTAGGGTTAATGCCTAAAATTGTTCAAGCTATGTCTGATGGAAGTATGTCTCAGTTTTATGCCGATAAAAAAAATAATTCATTGTTAAGTAATAATAGAATAAATTCTATCCAGCTGGCTGAAAACAATTTATCTAGGTTAGTTAAAGTTTATTATTCTAATGATACACCTCCATTAGTTGCTGCAAAAAAAATAAAGGAAAATTCTATAGTTCAATATTCAGAACCTGTTTTTGTTTATAAAGTATTATCGCAACCAAATGACCCCAATTTAACTGAACAAAAGGGTTCACTTGATAACATAAAGGCAATTCAAGGATGGGAAGTTTTTAAAGGTGATTCTAACATAATAATTGGAATTGTTGATGCTGCTGTAGATATGTTTCATGAAGATTTGGCACCAAACATTGCATTAAATCAAGGAGAAAATGGTACTGATTCAAAAGGTAGATCAAAAAAAACAAATGGTATAGATGATGATAATAATGGAGTAATAGATGATTTTTATGGTGCAAATTTTACAGCTCAAATGGATACAACTGTTAATGGGAATACTAAAGGGCAGAACCATGGGACAGTTGTTGCAGGGCTTGCTGCTGCTAGAACTAATAATGCTATTGGTGTTGCAGGATTAGGTTACAACTCAAAATTTGTCCCTGTAAAAACTTCTAGAAAAGAGGGTGGATTTATTCTTTTTGGTTATGAAGGTATAACTTATTGTGCAAGGCGTGGATGTAAAATTATTAACTGTAGTTGGGGCGGACCAGGTTATTCAGAGGCTTTACAAGATATTATTACTTCTGTTGTTGATGGTTACGATGTAGCTTTAATGTGTGCTGGAGGTAATGATGTAAAATATGGCACTATTTATCCAGCTGCTTATAATAATGTGGCTGGAGTTGGGGCTATTGATTTAGAAAATAAACTAACCACAACTTGGGGTGAACATATCGATTTTTCATCAGTTGCAGGATATTCTACTTCAAACGACAATAAATATGAAGTTGCTGGTGCTTACACTTCATATGCTACTCCTGTTGCCTCTGGATTGATGGCATTAGTTAGAGGTAAATATCAAAAGCTTTCTGCCGAACAAGCTATTATGCATGTTCGAGAAACAACAGATGATATAGATTCTTATAATAAAGGAAAAGAAAAGTATGTAGGGCTAGGTAAAATAAATGTTTTAAGAGCTTTAAGTGAAGACCCTTTTTCTAAACCAGGTTTGGTTATAGATTCAATTAGAACTACTGATGATAACGGAAAACCTAAAGAGAAATTTTCTGTTGGCGATAAAGGTAGAATCTATTTTAGAATTAGAAATATTTTAGGTTCTGCTAATTCTGTTAGAGTCAGCCCAAAAACTTACATTGAAGGGGATGATAAAGTAATTTCTTTTACTTCTTCAGATGTTTATATCCCATTAATTAATCAAGGAGAAATTGTTAATGTTTTAACTCCAATTGAATTTGAAATTAAAAAAGATGATACAAATGAAACAAAATTAAGATTTGATATCTCTGCTAATAATGGTGCTTTCAAAGATTATTTTTATAAGAAATTATTCTTATTTGCAATTACTACAGATTATATAACTCCAAGATTTAAACTTTCTATTGCGAATAATGGTGGAATTGGTTTTGCTGATTTTCCTAATAATCAAATTGGTTTGGGTATTGAACTCAATGATATTCAACAGCTATATGAAGGAGGTTTTATTATGGCTACAGATTCACTTCATATTTTAAATAATGTACGTGTGAGCCAATCATCTCAGCAAAAAAGTAATTTTATTTTAGAAGAAAAACCCACATTAAAAAATGATAGTACTCTTACTTTCAGCGATGCAATTTCAGATAGTACTTCAAGAATTGGTCTGATTTGTAAATTAAAAGTTAAAAAAGATATTTCGGAACCAAATGCTTTTGGATTAGAGTTAATAACAAAGAATGCTTCAAACAAAACTATCAAAAATCTTAAATCAGCTTTATTTTTAGATTGGGATTTGAATAATTCAGGTGATAATCAAAATATAAAACAGATTTATAACAACTTATCAAATATACCAATTTATGGTATTCTTGATGATGGGAACGGAACTGTTGTTGCTCAAGGAATAGCTGGGAAAGTACCCTCACCAATTTTTTATCCAATGAACAATGAAACTGATATTAATATTTATGATGATTTTTCAAATCTAGAAAAATGGAAAGCAATATCTAATTCCATCAATAAAAAAGAAGTTTTAAATGCAGATATTTCTTTTGTTTTAGGGAAAGAGATTCTTTCATTAGAACCACTTGAAAATGACACTACTTTATTTGTTTTTGGATTTGGCTCGACAGTTCTTAAAGCAGAAAATTCTTTGAAAAAATTAATCTCTTTAAGAACTATTTCTGTTGAGGAAGATACTAAACATTTTACAATGAACTTAAAACAAAATCTAGATAATATAATTATTTCTCTAAATGAGAAATCTCAAAACAGTACTTTAATTGTGTTTGATGTTCTAGGAAAAAAAATTATCGATTTAAATAATCAATTAGCAGATAATATATTTAATAATCAAATTGTTTTTAATACTACTTCTCTTCCTAAAGGCAAGTATTTTGTAAGATATACAAGCGATAAAATTATTCAAACTAAAATGTTTGTTATAGAAAATTAA
- the cyoE gene encoding protoheme IX farnesyltransferase: MDNSTKINNGIFLSKQEYSKLTGFFYLTKPRLTLLSVITSLFGYSVALNKSFLWSDLVILFVGAYLIGGACGALNMNAEHEHDSLMNRTKGRPIPGGRISPTQAVAFGYTLWLLGVLIFILKFNLLSAIIGSLTVFTYVWIYTPLKRKSTFNTLFGCLPGALPIALGWTASNVQFNIEALILFGILFLWQMPHFLSLAWVYRIDYNKAGYAMLPSVDPTGKKTSYQILFYTIALSITSFAPSLLKFNGKIYLIISIFLSMIFVILSIAFYKERTNISAQKLFRFSLLYLPLIYIALLFDMI, encoded by the coding sequence TTGGACAACTCAACTAAAATAAATAACGGTATTTTTCTTTCAAAACAAGAATATAGCAAGCTGACAGGTTTTTTCTATTTGACTAAACCAAGGCTTACTTTATTATCTGTTATTACTTCATTGTTTGGTTATTCAGTTGCTTTGAATAAATCATTTTTATGGTCTGATTTAGTTATCTTATTTGTAGGTGCATATTTAATTGGAGGAGCATGCGGAGCTTTAAATATGAATGCTGAACATGAGCACGACTCATTAATGAATAGAACTAAGGGAAGACCAATTCCTGGAGGTAGAATTTCTCCAACTCAAGCAGTAGCATTTGGTTATACTTTGTGGTTGTTAGGTGTTTTGATCTTTATCTTAAAATTTAATTTGTTGAGTGCGATTATTGGATCATTGACAGTATTTACTTATGTTTGGATTTATACCCCTTTAAAACGCAAATCTACATTCAATACTTTATTCGGTTGTTTGCCTGGTGCTCTCCCTATTGCTTTAGGTTGGACTGCATCTAACGTTCAATTTAATATTGAAGCTTTAATTCTATTTGGTATTTTATTTTTATGGCAAATGCCACATTTTTTATCTTTAGCTTGGGTCTATCGAATTGACTATAACAAGGCTGGATATGCCATGTTGCCTAGTGTTGACCCAACTGGAAAGAAAACTTCATATCAAATATTATTTTATACCATTGCTCTTTCAATCACTAGTTTTGCTCCTTCTTTATTGAAATTTAATGGTAAAATTTATTTGATAATTTCTATTTTTTTAAGTATGATTTTTGTAATTTTAAGCATTGCTTTTTATAAGGAAAGAACTAATATCTCTGCTCAAAAATTGTTTAGATTTTCACTTTTATATCTCCCTTTAATTTACATTGCCTTACTTTTTGATATGATTTAG
- a CDS encoding CoA transferase has protein sequence MKIIDLSWRLPGPLATYLLAKQGFEVIKYEDKFRRDPFLNWTWDESFLHIYNSFQSNKIVKLIDFNSPEDIKNLHDEIRTANAVVMSFPDRIEEKLGLNFNDVKLKFNDVCFIRLGFRKGSKENAHDLNTLVHSNLLKLHILDRKDDIIAPPILPVTGMFFSHHIAITVLNVIIKQKLQTEPIQEWCFLQDSVDNAQQAYYPKSIQGRNPATFLHNGRFPCYNIYRTLDNGYVAIAVVEPKFWARFRELTELSILNDDDGLCEGARSDEVKKIIFNKINQKTLEQWELIFKDENCCVDVIRI, from the coding sequence ATGAAAATAATTGATTTATCCTGGAGGCTACCAGGACCATTAGCCACATATCTGTTAGCAAAACAAGGTTTTGAAGTAATTAAGTATGAAGATAAATTTAGGAGAGATCCATTCCTTAACTGGACATGGGATGAATCTTTTTTACACATTTACAATTCATTCCAATCTAATAAAATTGTCAAGTTAATAGATTTTAATTCCCCTGAAGATATTAAAAATCTACATGATGAAATAAGAACTGCAAATGCTGTTGTAATGAGCTTTCCTGATAGAATTGAAGAAAAATTAGGGCTAAATTTTAATGATGTTAAATTGAAATTTAATGATGTATGCTTCATTCGCTTGGGGTTCAGAAAAGGGAGTAAGGAAAATGCTCATGATTTAAATACTTTGGTTCATAGTAATCTATTAAAATTACATATTCTTGATAGAAAAGATGATATTATTGCACCTCCTATTTTGCCAGTGACAGGTATGTTTTTTTCTCATCACATTGCAATTACAGTTTTAAATGTAATAATAAAACAAAAATTGCAAACTGAACCTATTCAAGAATGGTGCTTCTTACAAGATTCAGTAGATAACGCACAACAAGCCTACTATCCAAAATCTATTCAAGGTAGAAACCCTGCTACCTTTTTACATAATGGAAGGTTCCCTTGTTATAATATTTATAGAACTCTCGATAATGGATATGTTGCTATTGCTGTTGTTGAACCAAAATTCTGGGCTAGATTTCGTGAACTTACAGAATTGTCAATTTTAAATGATGATGATGGACTTTGTGAAGGTGCTAGATCTGATGAAGTAAAAAAAATTATTTTTAATAAGATAAATCAAAAAACATTGGAACAATGGGAACTTATTTTTAAAGATGAGAATTGTTGTGTTGATGTTATTAGAATTTGA
- a CDS encoding heme A synthase, with amino-acid sequence MTTQDFNTCNTNFSKSKLFLHKYSMFMIVGVLLLIFIGGQVKSTNSGMSVPDWPNTYGHFMFSFPWEKMVGGIFWEHSHRLIASGMGLFTIILTILVYKIDSRIWVKRIGMLALIAVIVQGALGGLTVMFNLPAWISSSHGTLAQIYLCIITSIALITSPCWVENPIKIKDSSKNSLRKIATITTFVIFSQLLIGAIMRHSEAGLAIPDFPLMYGKLIPPLTESALIEANNQLLKFGILSKSGNSFITAPQMFIHFLHRLWAFVVVISVVLTFVNVNKNFKNIKQLHFPALILLVLVFVQFSLGVLTILTEKQFTITSIHVVVGASTLATSFVLMVRSKHLLIN; translated from the coding sequence TTGACTACTCAAGATTTTAATACTTGTAATACTAACTTTTCTAAATCAAAACTTTTTCTACATAAATACTCAATGTTTATGATTGTAGGGGTTTTGTTATTAATCTTTATCGGTGGACAAGTTAAAAGTACTAATTCTGGCATGTCAGTTCCTGATTGGCCCAATACTTATGGTCATTTCATGTTTAGTTTCCCATGGGAAAAAATGGTTGGTGGAATTTTCTGGGAACATTCACACAGACTAATTGCCTCTGGAATGGGCTTATTTACTATAATTCTTACAATATTAGTTTATAAAATTGATAGTAGAATTTGGGTAAAAAGAATAGGGATGTTAGCATTGATTGCTGTTATTGTTCAAGGTGCTTTGGGTGGATTAACAGTTATGTTCAATCTTCCTGCTTGGATCTCTAGTTCTCATGGAACTTTAGCTCAAATTTATCTATGTATTATTACATCTATTGCTTTAATTACTTCTCCATGTTGGGTTGAGAATCCAATTAAAATAAAGGATTCAAGTAAAAATTCACTTAGAAAAATTGCAACTATTACCACATTTGTTATCTTCTCACAACTTTTGATTGGAGCAATTATGAGGCATTCAGAAGCTGGATTAGCAATTCCAGATTTCCCATTAATGTATGGAAAACTGATTCCGCCTTTAACAGAATCTGCATTAATTGAAGCAAACAATCAGCTGTTAAAATTTGGGATTCTATCTAAGAGTGGGAATTCATTTATTACTGCACCTCAAATGTTCATACATTTTCTTCATCGACTCTGGGCTTTTGTTGTTGTAATTTCAGTTGTTTTAACATTCGTAAATGTAAATAAAAATTTTAAAAATATTAAACAGCTTCACTTTCCAGCATTAATTTTACTTGTGTTAGTATTTGTTCAATTTTCTCTAGGAGTTCTAACCATACTAACTGAAAAACAATTTACAATTACATCTATTCATGTTGTTGTGGGAGCTTCAACTCTTGCAACAAGTTTTGTTTTGATGGTTAGATCAAAACACTTATTAATTAATTAA